A window from Gossypium raimondii isolate GPD5lz chromosome 7, ASM2569854v1, whole genome shotgun sequence encodes these proteins:
- the LOC105797480 gene encoding uncharacterized protein LOC105797480, which yields MDAKDLSLVPDLVLLYKFKMQDFEKYNGTTCPEAHITMFCRRMTGYVNNDQLLIHCFQDSLTGAASKWYNQLSRAKISSWRDLAQAFMKQYGHVVEMVHDRITLQNMEKKSNECFRQYAQKWREVAVQVQPPLLEREMTMLFLNTLKAPFITHMLGSATKNFADIVMSGEMIESAVKSGKIDVEDNNRRQNSKKKEGEVNNVNTHSKSITVNQPRKVVAGQQGSSKQESGTRPSNERPQLTPIPMSYKELYQNLFNAHVVAPFYLTPLQPPYPKWYDANAQCDYHAGVTGHSIEHCTAFKKLVEKLIQIGVVKIDDSSGTENPLPKHTDARVNMVGEVTGKKVKKNIEEVRIPLRRVWKEMVRRGLIVSDVVESDETQNYCEFHHEVGHEIQVCEKFRALVQSMMDVGEMEFFEEEERKGSICVSESETRIPKIIISRPRVTEVKTWVTPKIVIQKPTKFLYKNSKKVPWNYECEITISGKEASISVAKENQKTGIRVNTEKHGSGINSQAESVEGKVFAAEQKEE from the coding sequence ATGGATGCTAAGGATTTAAGTTTGGTACCGGATTTAGTGCTTCTGTACAAGTTTAAAATGCAAGATTTCGAGAAATATAATGGGACCACCTGCCCTGAAGCCCACATTACTATGTTTTGTAGGCGAATGACTGGGTATGTCAATAACGACCAGTTATTGATACActgttttcaggatagcctcacggGGGCTGCGTcaaaatggtataatcaattaaGCCGTGCTAAGATTAGCTCTTGGAGGGATTTAGCACAGGCTTTTATGAAGCAGTACGGTCATGTAGTAGAAATGGTTCATGATAGGATCACTTTACAGAACATGGAGAAAAAGTCGAATGAATGTTTTAGACAATATGCTCAGAAGTGGAGAGAGGTGGCAGTGCAGGTCCAACCACCGCTTCTTGAAAGagaaatgacgatgctttttTTAAATACGCTAAAGGCCCCTTTCATCACACACATGCTAGGCAGTGCCACGAAAAATTTTGCTGACATAGTCATGAGCGGTGAGATGATTGAAAGTGCTGTAAAAAGCGGGAAGATAGATGTTGAAGATAATAACAGAAgacaaaattcaaagaaaaaagaaggtgaGGTAAACAACGTGAATACACATAGCAAGTCaattacggtgaatcagccTAGAAAGGTGGTGGCAGGTCAACAGGGTTCATCAAAACAGGAATCTGGTACAAGGCCAAGTAATGAGAGGCCTCAGCTTACACCCATTCCTATGTCGTACAAAGAGTTGTATCAGAATTTATTTAACGCGCATGTTGTTGCCCCATTTTATTTGACCCCCTTACAGCCTCCATATCCTAAATGGTATGACGCAAATGCACAATGTGATTACCATGCAGGTGTTACGGGGCACTCCATAGAGCATTGTACTGCttttaaaaagcttgttgaGAAGTTGATTCAGATAGGCGTTGTCAAGATAGATGATTCATCAGGTACAGAAAATCCATTACCAAAACATACTGATGCAAGGGTAAACATGGTAGGTGAAGTTACGGGGAAGAAGGTCAAGAAGAATATTGAGGAGGTAAGGATCCCTTTGAGGAGGGTTTGGAAGGAAATGGTAAGAAGAGGGTTGATTGTTTCGGATGTGGTGGAGAGTGACGAGACCCAAAATtattgtgagttccatcatgagGTAGGACATGAAATTCAAGTATGTGAGAAGTTCAGAGCTCTGGTCCAGAGCATGATGGATGTTGGAGAAATGGAGTTTTTTgaagaggaagaaagaaaaggaagtaTATGCGTATCGGAGTCAGAGACGAGGATTCCGAAGATTATCATCTCGCGCCCTAGGGTTACTGAAGTCAAGACATGGGTGACACCGAAGATTGTTATTCAAAAGCCGACGAAGTTTTTGTATAAGAATAGCAAGAAAGTCCCCTGGAATTATGAATGCGAGATAACAATTTCGGGGAAGGAAGCTTCAATTAGTGTTGCGAAAGAAAACCAAAAGACAGGTATTCGTGTGAATACTGAGAAGCATGGTAGTGGGATAAATTCTCAGGCAGAATCAGTAGAGGGAAAAGTCTTTGCAGCAGAGCAAAAGGAAGAGTAG
- the LOC128042428 gene encoding uncharacterized protein LOC128042428 — protein MGNGFLDGVEDDAAVRTWAEMTQHEKCDSLAEGYVSELWDFTRVSVAQNNLQELKEIWDQWNNENPAYSCFPFGKVDLVPTIEEYVALLRCSRIQVDRIYSKAVNVPTFLRKLMNITGMSEQWVTARIKQKGDSRCIPWKTLKDLILAHPDTRKKVDIFALSIYGLIVFSKTLGHVDEAVTDLFDRLDKRVTSVPVILAETFRSLNVCRRAGEGRFIGCTQLLLAWFHSHFWKEDKNLQEEDIEWRAPWLLPDEVLYRCGDFDWVPLIGIWGAIGYAPLLVLRQYRSRQFVPATHGLAECEFSYKDDGYKRKARDMANAWNQTRRMKRLAVGPMTNLEYNEWWVKRINDNIPGPSLENSQSIEEHLRVVPTELEIIKQDFERKNAE, from the exons AtgggaaatgggtttcttgatggAGTGGAGGACGatgcggctgtccgaacttgggCTGAGATGACACAACACGAAAAATGTGATAGTTTGGCCGAGGGATACGTatcagaattatgggacttCACCCGTGTCAGCGTAGCTCAAAATAACTTGCAGGAGTTGAAGGAGatttgggatcagtggaataatgag AACCCGGCCTACAGTTGCTTCCCGTTTGGAAAGGTTGATTTGGTGCCTACAATAGAGGAGTACGTGGCATTACTTCGGTGTTCGAGGATTCAGGTAGACAGAATCTATTCGAAagcggtaaatgtgccaaccttcTTGAGGAAGCTGATGAATATAACGGGGATGAGCGAGCAATGGGTTACAGCtcggattaagcaaaagggggatagcAGGTGCATtccttggaaaactttgaaagacCTCATTTTAGCGCACCCAGACACGAGGAAGAAGGTAGATATCTTTGCTTTAAGTATTTATGGTTTGATTGTGTTTTCTAAGACATTGGGGCATGTTGACGAGGCGGTTACTGACTTATTCGATCGGCTTGATAAGAGAGTTACGTCAGTCCCGgtaattttggcagaaaccttcaggtcacTGAATGTTTGCCGAAGAGCGGGAGAGGGTAGGTTCATTGGATGCACGCAGCTCTTACTTGCTTGGTtccacagtcacttttggaaggagGATAAG aatttgcaAGAGGAGGAtattgagtggagagctccgtggttgcttccagatgagGTTCTATATCGGTGTGGGGATTTCGACTGGGTTCCTTTGattggaatttggggagctaTTGGTTATGCCCCACTGTTAGTGTTGAGGCAATACAGGTCAAGACAGTTTGTGCCTGCAACTCATGGATTGGCTGAGTGTGAATTCTCGTATAAAGATGATGGTTACAAGAGGAAAGCTCGTGATATGGCCAATGCGTGGAATCaaactcgccgaatgaagagaTTAGCTGTGGGTCCAATGACAAATCTCGAGTACAATGAATGGTGGGTTAAGAGGATCAACGATAACATTCCTGGGCCAAGTCTGGAAAATAGTCAGTCGATAGAAGAGCATTTGCGTGTTGTCCCCACTGAACTGGAGATCATAAAACAGGACTTTGAAAGGAAGAATGCAGaataa
- the LOC105771723 gene encoding zinc finger protein 11: MERSDWSTSKMGKWEFNRLDLVELEGEQYSCCKSPWPPKFYTCAFCKREFRSAQALGGHMNVHRKDRARLRLFSSWVLESQNPNKPNSNPNHPNPINSSSPSDDFSVYPHHSLLSPLFPTPSSSVLTYGENPKMSLNPQLGDLSQENTMTPFPAGVENLKVHAPNYKLEVGGVTGLDLVTGFGDTKEVLDLDLRLGHL, encoded by the coding sequence ATGGAAAGGAGTGATTGGAGTACAAGCAAGATGGGCAAGTGGGAGTTTAACAGGTTGGACTTGGTGGAGTTGGAGGGTGAGCAGTACTCATGTTGTAAGTCACCATGGcctccaaaattttatacttgTGCCTTTTGCAAGAGAGAATTCAGGTCAGCTCAAGCCCTTGGAGGTCATATGAATGTTCATAGGAAGGATAGAGCCAGGTTGAGATTGTTTTCTTCATGGGTTTTAGAATCCCAGAACCCTAATAAACCCAACTCTAACCCTAATCACCCTAACCCTATTAATTCTTCTTCTCCATCTGATGACTTCTCTGTCTATCCCCATCATTCTTTGCTTTCTCCACTCTTCCCCACTCCTTCGTCTTCAGTTCTAACCTATGGTGAAAACCCAAAAATGTCTCTGAACCCTCAACTTGGAGATTTGTCACAGGAGAATACCATGACACCCTTCCCAGCTGgggttgaaaatttgaaggtgCATGCACCAAATTATAAGCTTGAGGTCGGTGGGGTTACTGGTTTAGACTTGGTCACAGGGTTCGGAGATACAAAGGAGGTTTTAGATCTAGATCTTCGACTAGGGCATCTTTAA